Proteins encoded in a region of the Panthera uncia isolate 11264 chromosome B2 unlocalized genomic scaffold, Puncia_PCG_1.0 HiC_scaffold_24, whole genome shotgun sequence genome:
- the HTR1B gene encoding 5-hydroxytryptamine receptor 1B — protein MEETNTHCAPPPPAGSQTGVSQANLSSAPPNCSTEGYIYQDSIALPWKVLLVLVLALFTLATTLSNAFVIATVYRTRKLHTPANYLIASLAVTDLLVSILVMPISTMYTVTGRWTLGQVVCDFWLSSDITCCTASILHLCVIALDRYWAITDAVEYSAKRTPKRAAVMIALVWVFSISISLPPFFWRQAKAEEEVSDCRVNTDHMLYTVYSTVGAFYFPTLLLIALYGRIYVEARSRILKQTPNRTGKRLTRAQLITDSPGSTSSVTSVNSRAPDVPSESGSPVYVNQVKVRVSDALLEKKKLMAARERKATKTLGIILGAFIVCWLPFFIISLVMPICKDACWFHLAIFDFFTWLGYLNSLINPIIYTMSNEDFKQAFHKLIRFKCTG, from the coding sequence ATGGAAGAAACCAACACTCATTGCGCCCCACCGCCGCCCGCGGGCTCCCAGACCGGGGTTTCTCAAGCCAACCTCTCCTCCGCTCCCCCCAATTGCAGCACCGAGGGCTATATTTACCAGGACTCCATCGCCCTGCCCTGGAAAGTACTCCTGGTCCTGGTGCTGGCGCTCTTCACCTTGGCCACCACGCTCTCCAATGCTTTTGTGATTGCCACTGTGTACCGGACCCGGAAGCTGCACACCCCAGCCAACTACCTGATCGCCTCCCTGGCGGTAACCGACCTGCTCGTATCCATCCTGGTTATGCCCATCAGCACCATGTACACGGTCACCGGCCGCTGGACGCTGGGCCAGGTGGTCTGCGACTTCTGGCTGTCGTCGGACATCACCTGTTGCACAGCTTCCATCCTGCACCTCTGCGTCATCGCCCTGGACCGCTACTGGGCCATCACGGACGCTGTGGAGTACTCCGCTAAAAGGACTCCCAAGAGGGCCGCGGTCATGATCGCGCTGGTGTGGGTCTTCTCCATCTCCATCTCGCTGCCGCCCTTCTTCTGGCGTCAAGCCAAAGCCGAGGAGGAGGTGTCGGACTGCAGGGTGAACACCGACCACATGCTCTACACAGTTTACTCCACGGTGGGCGCTTTCTActtccccaccctgctcctcATCGCCCTCTACGGCCGCATCTATGTGGAAGCCCGCTCCCGGATTTTGAAACAGACGCCCAACAGGACCGGCAAGCGCCTGACCCGAGCCCAGCTGATAACCGACTCCCCCGGGTCCACGTCCTCGGTCACCTCCGTTAACTCCCGGGCTCCCGATGTGCCCAGCGAATCCGGGTCCCCTGTGTACGTGAACCAAGTCAAAGTGCGAGTCTCTGACGCCCTGCTAGAGAAGAAGAAGCTCATGGCCGCTAGGGAGCGCAAAGCCACTAAGACCCTGGGGATCATTTTGGGAGCCTTTATTGTGTGTTGGCTGCCCTTCTTCATCATCTCCCTGGTGATGCCTATTTGCAAGGATGCCTGCTGGTTCCACCTGGCCATCTTTGACTTCTTCACGTGGCTGGGCTATCTCAACTCCCTTATCAACCCCATCATCTACACCATGTCCAATGAGGACTTCAAACAAGCGTTCCATAAACTGATACGCTTTAAGTGCACAGGTTGA